The following are encoded in a window of Gossypium raimondii isolate GPD5lz chromosome 13, ASM2569854v1, whole genome shotgun sequence genomic DNA:
- the LOC105783008 gene encoding protein FMP32, mitochondrial, with translation MSAYKRVVQLGFNAYSSSIVNRVGHRQISQLVKSNGKRAFLVDTLALVRSLEAQGVPSKQAEAITSAITEVLNDSLENVSQSFVSKAEMQKSEMLQEANLSKFKSEVKSSQEHHFSMLQRETEKLRGDIEKMRSELRYEIDKVTAGQRLDLNLERGRIRDELANQNAETTNLTNKLDREIHALRAQLEAAKYDVIKYCIGTLVSISAVGLAVLRILM, from the exons ATGAGCGCGTATAAGCGCGTGGTACAGTTAGGGTTCAATGCGTATTCGAGTTCCATTGTGAACAGGGTCGGGCACCGGCAGATTTCTCAACTCGTGAAATCCAATGGAAAGCGTGCATTTCTCGTCGATACATTGGCTCTG GTTCGGAGTTTGGAAGCGCAAGGCGTGCCATCAAAACAAGCGGAGGCAATAACATCAGCAATCACTGAAGTATTGAACGACAGCTTGGAGAATGTGTCCCAGTCCTTTGTTTCAAAGGCAGAAATGCAGAAA TCTGAGATGCTTCAAGAAGCCAATTTGTCCAAGTTTAAATCGGAAGTAAAAAGTTCCCAG GAGCATCATTTTTCTATGTTGCAACGTGAAACTGAGAAACTTCGAGGTGACATAGAGAAGATGCGAAGTGAACTAAG GTATGAAATTGATAAGGTCACTGCAGGGCAGCGTCTGGATTTAAATCTTGAAAGAGG GCGCATACGTGATGAACTGGCCAATCAGAATGCAGAAACTACCAACCTGACAAACAAGCTAGATAGG GAAATTCATGCATTAAGAGCCCAGTTAGAAGCTGCGAAATATGATGTAATTAAGTACTGCATAGGTACCCTCGTCTCCATATCTGCCGTTGGGCTAGCTGTACTGCGCATCTTGATGTAG
- the LOC105784377 gene encoding endoglucanase 24: protein MKFHYVLLFLLHHHHRQQFFLFVSLVFSPLVRCGHHDYSDALSKSILFFEGQRSGVLPRDQRMKWREDSGLSDGRSMYNMDLTGGYYDAGDNVKFGFPMAFTTTMLAWSVIEFGELMPPSELRNALVAIRWGTDYLLKTVSQPNRIFVQVGDPYKDHNCWERPEDMDTARTVYAVDAPNPASEVAAETAAALAASSMAFRSVDPGYAKTLLRNSVRVFQYADNFRGAYSDNSNVRDGACPFYCDFSGYQDELLWGAAWLRRASQDNSYLNYIEINGKTLGADDNINEFGWDNKHAGLNVLVSKEALEGNIYSLQSYKVSADSFMCTLIPDSSSSHIEYTPGGLIYKPGGSNLQHATTISFLLLVYANYLDRTSQTVNCGNLIASPLSLRTIAKNQADYILGDNPMGLSYMVGYGNRFPQRIHHRGSSLPSVKDHPEFIACKEGSIYFNSTNPNPNVLVGAIVGGPGEDDVYDDDRADFRKSEPTTYINAPFVGVLAYFAANPS from the exons ATGAAATTCCATTatgttcttctttttcttcttcaccatcatcatcgtcagcagttttttcttttcgtttccCTTGTTTTTTCCCCTTTGGTTCGTTGCGGTCACCATGATTACTCCGACGCATTGTCGAAATCGATTCTGTTTTTCGAGGGGCAGCGTTCTGGTGTTCTGCCCCGAGACCAACGTATGAAATGGAGGGAGGATTCGGGATTGAGCGATGGCCGTTCCATGTACAACATGGACTTAACTGGCGGTTATTATGACGCCGGCGACAATGTTAAGTTCGGCTTCCCGATGGCTTTCACGACGACGATGTTGGCTTGGAGCGTGATTGAGTTTGGAGAATTAATGCCGCCAAGTGAACTTAGAAATGCCCTTGTGGCCATCCGTTGGGGTACTGATTATTTGCTTAAAACTGTCTCTCAGCCTAACCGGATTTTCGTTCAG GTTGGAGATCCATATAAGGACCATAACTGTTGGGAAAGACCCGAAGATATGGATACTGCGAGGACGGTTTATGCAGTGGATGCACCGAACCCGGCTTCCGAAGTAGCGGCTGAGACGGCGGCCGCTCTTGCGGCTTCATCCATGGCATTCAGATCAGTGGACCCAGGGTATGCCAAGACATTGTTACGGAATTCTGTTCGGGTTTTTCAATATGCTGACAACTTTAGAGGTGCTTATAGTGACAATTCTAATGTCCGAGACGGTGCCTGCCCATTTTACTGCGATTTTAGCGGCTATCAA GATGAATTGCTATGGGGAGCTGCATGGTTAAGGAGGGCCTCGCAAGACAACTCTTACCTTAATTACATCGAAATCAATGGCAAAACCCTTGGTGCCGATGACAACATCAATGAATTTGGATGGGACAATAAGCATGCTGGTCTAAACGTTCTTGTCTCCAAG GAAGCTTTAGAAGGAAACATATACTCCCTGCAATCATACAAGGTGTCAGCAGATAGCTTTATGTGCACACTAATCCCCGATTCATCGTCGTCCCACATCGAATACACTCCCGGCGGCCTCATCTACAAGCCCGGAGGCAGCAACTTGCAGCATGCGACCACGATTTCGTTTCTTCTCCTCGTTTACGCTAATTACCTCGATCGTACTTCACAAACAGTCAACTGCGGTAACTTAATTGCCTCCCCGTTATCTCTTCGAACCATAGCAAAGAACCAAGCCGATTACATTTTAGGTGATAACCCAATGGGGTTATCGTACATGGTTGGGTACGGCAACCGTTTCCCGCAACGGATTCATCACCGAGGGTCGTCTTTACCGTCAGTGAAAGATCATCCTGAGTTTATAGCTTGCAAGGAAGgttccatttattttaattcaactaaTCCTAATCCAAATGTTTTGGTTGGTGCCATTGTTGGAGGGCCTGGAGAAGATGATGTTTATGATGATGATAGAGCTGATTTTAGGAAATCAGAGCCTACTACTTACATTAATGCACCCTTTGTGGGTGTATTAGCCTATTTTGCAGCTAATCCCAGCTAG